In Alphaproteobacteria bacterium, the following proteins share a genomic window:
- a CDS encoding carboxypeptidase regulatory-like domain-containing protein, whose amino-acid sequence MTRIYEPFGGPTQPDLRTQRYFRTTTTAPAEPLIPLPRTLTETSGPAFDARDLGGLGTDISNNNTVLGSLMVVAGQVTDEDGRPVPNALVEVWQANASGKYPHEVDARPAPQDPNFTGAARMLTDAEGRYRFTTIKPGAYPVPNTGNWWRPPHIHFSLYGEAFASRLISQMFFPGEPLNAIDGILQAIPDAAARTRLIARPDESLGIHEMALGFRFDIVLRGRNETPMVD is encoded by the coding sequence ATGACCCGGATCTACGAACCCTTCGGCGGACCGACCCAGCCGGACCTGCGCACCCAGCGCTATTTCCGCACCACCACCACCGCGCCGGCCGAACCGCTGATCCCACTGCCGCGCACCCTGACCGAGACCAGCGGCCCGGCGTTCGACGCGCGCGATCTGGGCGGCCTCGGCACGGATATCTCCAACAACAACACCGTGCTCGGCTCGCTGATGGTGGTCGCCGGACAGGTGACGGACGAGGACGGCCGGCCGGTGCCGAACGCCCTGGTCGAGGTCTGGCAGGCCAACGCCTCCGGCAAATACCCGCACGAGGTCGACGCGCGCCCCGCGCCGCAGGACCCGAATTTCACCGGCGCGGCGCGGATGCTGACCGATGCCGAAGGGCGCTATCGCTTCACCACCATCAAGCCCGGCGCCTATCCGGTGCCGAACACCGGCAACTGGTGGCGGCCGCCGCACATCCATTTCTCGCTCTATGGCGAGGCGTTCGCGAGCCGGCTGATCTCGCAGATGTTCTTCCCGGGCGAGCCCCTGAACGCCATTGACGGCATCCTGCAGGCGATCCCCGACGCCGCCGCCCGCACCCGCCTGATCGCCCGGCCGGACGAGAGCCTGGGCATTCACGAAATGGCGCTCGGCTTCCGCTTCGACATCGTGCTGCGCGGCCGCAATGAAACGCCGATGGTCGACTGA
- a CDS encoding threonine aldolase family protein yields MPPVLEVDLISDTGTRPTAAMRQAMASAEVGDEQAGEDPTVNRLVAMACELTGHEAAVYLPSGTMCNAIAYRLYCRQGDGVILDELAHPIHAEAGGPAALSGAMMITVKGERGIFTADQVRGAIRPYKHNRVVAKAVSVEQTSNFGGGAVWPYETLKSVSETAREHGLAVHMDGARLLNAAVASGRPARDYAQLCDTTWIDLSKGLGCPVGAVLVGSKDAIHEAWHWKHQFGGSMRQAGIIAAAGVYALGHHIERLADDHENARRLARGLAQIEGIELDPPDIATNMVFFDCGGLGITNQEMNRRLLQHGVRIGAGYGPRGLMRAVTHLDVDAAGIDKALAAVRAVAGDVRPN; encoded by the coding sequence ATGCCCCCCGTTCTCGAAGTCGACCTGATCAGCGACACCGGCACCCGCCCCACCGCCGCCATGCGCCAGGCCATGGCCAGCGCCGAGGTCGGCGACGAGCAGGCGGGCGAGGACCCGACCGTCAACAGGCTGGTGGCAATGGCCTGCGAACTGACCGGGCACGAAGCCGCGGTCTATCTGCCATCCGGCACCATGTGCAACGCCATCGCCTATCGCCTCTATTGCCGCCAGGGCGACGGCGTCATCCTGGACGAGCTGGCCCACCCGATCCACGCGGAGGCCGGCGGGCCGGCGGCGCTGTCCGGTGCGATGATGATCACGGTCAAGGGCGAGCGGGGCATCTTCACCGCCGACCAGGTGCGGGGCGCCATCCGCCCCTACAAGCACAACCGCGTCGTCGCCAAGGCCGTCTCGGTCGAGCAGACCTCGAATTTCGGCGGCGGCGCCGTCTGGCCCTACGAGACTTTGAAAAGCGTCAGCGAGACCGCGCGCGAGCACGGCCTCGCCGTGCACATGGACGGCGCCCGCCTGCTGAACGCGGCGGTGGCCAGCGGCCGGCCGGCGCGGGACTATGCCCAACTCTGCGACACCACCTGGATCGACCTGTCGAAGGGGCTCGGCTGCCCGGTCGGCGCGGTGCTGGTGGGCTCGAAGGACGCGATCCACGAGGCCTGGCACTGGAAGCACCAGTTCGGCGGCTCCATGCGCCAGGCCGGCATCATCGCCGCCGCCGGCGTCTATGCGCTCGGCCATCACATCGAGCGCCTGGCCGACGACCACGAGAACGCCCGCCGGCTCGCCCGCGGCCTCGCCCAGATCGAGGGCATCGAGCTGGACCCGCCGGACATCGCCACCAACATGGTGTTTTTCGACTGCGGCGGCCTCGGCATCACGAACCAGGAGATGAACCGGCGGCTGTTGCAGCACGGCGTGCGCATCGGCGCCGGCTATGGCCCGCGCGGCCTGATGCGCGCCGTCACCCATCTGGACGTGGACGCCGCCGGCATCGACAAGGCGCTGGCCGCCGTCCGTGCCGTCGCCGGCGACGTGCGGCCGAACTGA
- a CDS encoding RidA family protein yields the protein MAIERLDITSGPGPRMSRCVINGDMVYLSGLVASDIKLDVKGQTQNILDQIEGYLQRAGTSKSKLLTAQLWLTDMGNFAAMNAVWNAWVDPENPPTRACVKADLARPEILVEIMVTATK from the coding sequence ATGGCCATCGAACGTCTCGACATCACCTCCGGTCCCGGCCCGCGCATGAGCCGCTGCGTCATCAACGGCGACATGGTCTATCTGAGCGGCCTGGTCGCGAGCGACATCAAGCTGGACGTCAAGGGCCAGACCCAGAATATCCTCGACCAGATCGAAGGCTATCTGCAGCGCGCCGGCACCAGCAAGTCGAAGCTGCTGACGGCCCAGCTCTGGCTCACCGACATGGGCAATTTCGCCGCCATGAACGCGGTCTGGAACGCCTGGGTCGACCCGGAGAACCCGCCGACCCGCGCCTGCGTCAAGGCCGACCTCGCCCGTCCGGAAATCCTGGTGGAGATCATGGTGACGGCCACGAAATAG
- a CDS encoding nuclear transport factor 2 family protein, giving the protein MSDAAETASRIAALEARLRLLEDKEEIRALRDSYHACINDGRFGAIADLFTDDAHVKLGYLAEYRGRAQIDAGFCGMGERERFFIKQYIHSHRIAVDGDTATGTSYLQATYGRFGVSYLVAGRYDDRYRRTPDGWRFAAMVAELDYTVPAGVGWSGDERHYLDPKNLPAGLRRT; this is encoded by the coding sequence ATGAGCGACGCCGCCGAAACCGCCAGCCGCATCGCCGCCCTGGAAGCCCGGCTCCGCCTCTTGGAGGACAAGGAGGAAATCCGGGCGTTGCGCGACTCCTACCACGCCTGCATCAATGACGGCCGCTTCGGCGCGATTGCGGACCTGTTCACCGACGATGCCCATGTGAAGCTCGGCTATCTGGCGGAATACCGGGGCCGGGCCCAGATCGACGCCGGCTTTTGCGGCATGGGCGAGCGCGAGCGCTTCTTCATCAAGCAGTACATCCACAGCCACCGCATCGCCGTCGACGGCGACACCGCCACCGGCACCTCCTACCTGCAGGCGACCTATGGCCGCTTCGGCGTCTCCTATCTGGTGGCCGGGCGCTATGACGACCGCTATCGGCGCACCCCGGACGGCTGGCGCTTTGCGGCCATGGTGGCGGAGTTGGACTACACCGTGCCCGCCGGCGTCGGCTGGAGCGGCGACGAGCGCCACTATCTGGATCCGAAAAACCTGCCGGCCGGCCTCCGCCGCACCTAG
- a CDS encoding SDR family oxidoreductase, which translates to MTKRRVLVAGATGLVGKAVVEHLLAEGEADVIAVSRRDPRLPGALHLAVDLTDPAACRARLGGLSGLTDIVFAALYEKPELVAGWRDPEQMAVNRAMLLNLLDAIEPNAPDLRHVALLQGTKAYGVHVEPIRVPAKERWPRHDHENFYWLQEDLIRERQALGRGWSFSIWRPQALLGNALGSPMNLIGALGAWAAIRREQGRPLAFPGGGPLVTAATDTRLLAEAIVWGGTAETAANQTFNIINGDVLVWPHIFGAIAEVFNMPMAEPQEEFLQRTMPGEEAVWAEMVEKYDLRRHTLAEWIGSSWEFTDRSLATGIEHPAPSVLSPVKLYQAGFHDAVDTEDCLVWWLQRLQRERWLPA; encoded by the coding sequence ATGACGAAACGCCGGGTACTGGTGGCGGGCGCAACGGGCCTGGTCGGCAAGGCGGTGGTCGAACACCTGCTGGCCGAGGGCGAGGCGGACGTGATTGCCGTCTCGCGCCGCGACCCGCGTCTGCCCGGAGCCCTGCACCTGGCCGTCGACCTGACCGACCCGGCCGCCTGCCGCGCGCGGCTGGGCGGGCTGAGCGGCCTGACCGACATCGTCTTCGCCGCGCTCTATGAAAAGCCGGAACTGGTGGCCGGCTGGCGCGATCCGGAGCAGATGGCGGTGAACCGCGCCATGCTGCTGAACCTGCTGGACGCGATCGAGCCGAACGCGCCCGACCTGCGCCATGTGGCGCTGTTGCAGGGCACCAAGGCCTATGGCGTGCATGTGGAGCCGATCCGCGTGCCGGCCAAGGAGCGCTGGCCGCGGCACGACCATGAGAATTTCTACTGGTTGCAGGAAGACCTGATTCGCGAGCGCCAGGCGCTGGGCCGGGGCTGGAGCTTCTCGATCTGGCGGCCGCAGGCGCTTCTCGGCAATGCGCTCGGCAGCCCGATGAACCTGATCGGCGCGCTGGGCGCCTGGGCGGCGATCCGGCGCGAGCAGGGGCGTCCGCTGGCGTTTCCGGGCGGCGGCCCGCTGGTGACGGCGGCCACCGACACGCGGTTGCTGGCCGAGGCGATCGTCTGGGGCGGCACGGCGGAGACGGCGGCGAACCAGACCTTCAACATCATCAATGGCGACGTGCTGGTCTGGCCGCACATTTTCGGCGCCATCGCCGAGGTGTTCAACATGCCCATGGCCGAGCCGCAGGAGGAGTTCCTGCAACGGACCATGCCGGGCGAGGAGGCGGTCTGGGCCGAGATGGTGGAGAAATACGACCTGCGCCGCCACACGCTGGCGGAGTGGATCGGCTCCAGCTGGGAGTTCACCGACCGCTCGCTGGCGACGGGTATCGAACACCCGGCGCCGTCGGTGCTGAGCCCGGTGAAACTGTACCAGGCCGGCTTCCACGACGCGGTGGACACGGAAGACTGTCTGGTCTGGTGGCTCCAGCGCCTGCAGCGCGAGCGCTGGCTGCCGGCCTGA
- a CDS encoding type II toxin-antitoxin system death-on-curing family toxin, whose translation MSERAEPRWLLKETVLIAHARSLADHGGPEGVRDDGLLESALARPRQLAAYGDPPPDIAALAAAYGVGLARNHPFVDGNKRIAFIAAGAFLRLNGHRLTADKVDAYRTFIALADGSLSEALLAEWIRRNSAPV comes from the coding sequence ATGAGTGAGCGCGCGGAACCGCGCTGGCTTTTGAAGGAAACGGTTCTGATCGCCCATGCACGCAGCCTGGCCGACCACGGCGGGCCGGAGGGGGTTCGGGACGACGGTCTTCTGGAGTCAGCATTGGCGCGTCCCCGCCAACTTGCGGCGTATGGCGACCCTCCGCCGGATATTGCGGCCCTGGCGGCGGCCTATGGCGTCGGGCTGGCGCGCAATCACCCCTTTGTCGATGGCAACAAGCGGATCGCCTTCATCGCGGCCGGTGCGTTCTTGCGCCTGAACGGCCACCGATTGACCGCAGACAAAGTCGATGCGTACCGCACCTTCATCGCCCTCGCCGACGGCAGCCTGAGCGAGGCTTTGCTGGCGGAGTGGATCCGCCGCAACAGCGCGCCGGTCTGA
- the hldE gene encoding bifunctional D-glycero-beta-D-manno-heptose-7-phosphate kinase/D-glycero-beta-D-manno-heptose 1-phosphate adenylyltransferase HldE, translating to MPTVTAPMDFLDRLPAFAKARVLVIGDVMLDRYVSGHIERISPEAPVPVLRHDATRQMLGGAGNVAANIAALGGKVDLVCLIGQDADGEAVRAVLAEWGVNASGLVASAERPTSVKTRFLAQGQQVLRHDWERTEPVSLAEQTGLLDAFAARLEAADIVVLSDYGKGTALPPMAPAVIAAARHAGKRVLVDPKGRDFTVYRGASVITPNRRELSEATDIAVHDDASVEAAGAYLIETCQLEAVLATRSEDGLSVLRDGAPPIHIPTEAQEVFDVSGAGDTVVAALALGLAAGLDWGEAANLANAAAGVVVGKRGTAQVTPDELYAARRRPPPAESLVAAPDEAARRVAAWQRSGLKVGFTNGCFDLIHPGHVALLAYARSHCDRLVVGLNDDASVTRLKGPSRPVNPLAARAEVMAALKPVDLVTAFAEDTPLALIEALKPDVLVKGADYTVATVVGADVVQANGGRVLLAPLVEGQSTTAIIAQLTETA from the coding sequence ATGCCCACAGTGACCGCCCCAATGGACTTTCTCGACCGCCTGCCCGCCTTCGCCAAGGCCCGCGTCCTCGTCATCGGCGACGTGATGCTGGACCGCTATGTCTCCGGCCATATCGAGCGCATCTCGCCGGAAGCGCCGGTGCCGGTGCTGCGCCACGACGCGACGCGCCAGATGCTGGGCGGCGCCGGCAATGTCGCCGCCAACATCGCCGCGCTCGGCGGCAAGGTCGACCTCGTCTGTCTGATCGGCCAGGACGCCGATGGCGAGGCGGTGCGCGCCGTGCTGGCGGAATGGGGCGTGAATGCGAGCGGTCTCGTCGCTTCCGCGGAGCGGCCGACCAGCGTCAAGACCCGCTTCCTCGCCCAGGGCCAGCAGGTGCTGCGCCACGACTGGGAGCGGACGGAGCCGGTGTCGCTGGCGGAACAGACCGGCCTGCTCGACGCCTTCGCCGCCCGGCTGGAGGCCGCCGACATCGTCGTGCTGTCCGACTATGGCAAGGGCACGGCCCTGCCGCCCATGGCGCCCGCGGTGATCGCCGCCGCGCGCCATGCCGGCAAGCGCGTGCTGGTCGACCCCAAGGGCCGCGACTTCACCGTCTACCGCGGCGCCAGCGTCATCACGCCAAACCGGCGCGAACTCTCGGAGGCGACCGACATCGCCGTGCACGACGACGCCTCGGTCGAGGCGGCCGGCGCCTATCTCATCGAGACCTGCCAGCTGGAGGCGGTGCTCGCCACCCGCAGCGAGGACGGTCTCTCGGTCCTCCGCGACGGCGCCCCGCCGATCCACATCCCGACCGAGGCGCAGGAGGTGTTCGACGTCTCCGGTGCCGGCGACACGGTGGTGGCCGCCCTCGCGCTCGGCCTCGCCGCCGGCCTCGACTGGGGCGAGGCCGCAAACCTGGCCAACGCCGCCGCCGGCGTGGTGGTCGGCAAGCGCGGCACGGCGCAGGTGACGCCGGACGAGCTCTACGCCGCCCGCCGCCGGCCGCCGCCGGCGGAATCGCTGGTGGCCGCGCCGGACGAGGCCGCCCGCCGCGTCGCCGCCTGGCAGCGTTCCGGGCTGAAAGTCGGCTTCACCAATGGCTGTTTCGACCTGATCCATCCGGGCCATGTGGCCCTGCTCGCCTATGCCCGCAGCCATTGCGACCGGCTGGTGGTCGGCCTGAACGACGACGCCTCCGTCACCCGCCTGAAAGGGCCGAGCCGCCCGGTCAACCCGCTGGCGGCGCGGGCCGAGGTGATGGCGGCGCTGAAGCCCGTCGATCTGGTCACCGCGTTCGCCGAGGACACGCCGCTCGCCCTGATCGAGGCGCTGAAGCCGGACGTGCTGGTCAAGGGCGCGGACTATACCGTCGCCACGGTGGTCGGCGCCGACGTGGTGCAGGCCAACGGCGGCCGGGTGCTGCTGGCGCCCCTGGTCGAGGGCCAGAGCACCACCGCCATCATTGCCCAACTGACCGAAACCGCCTGA
- a CDS encoding SIS domain-containing protein codes for MDLSRYLSDSAAVLQATAAANLDKAMAQAVDWTAAALAARLPVLVCGNGGSAADAQHIAGELVGRFLKERRGLNVIALAANPAVLTAWANDYDYASVFARQVEAHGRAGGVLLALSTSGNSANVVQAAEAARREGMKVVAFTGEGGGRLAPLAHALLAVPSRHTPRIQEGHLALYHYLCERVEARVAERDLL; via the coding sequence ATGGACCTGTCCCGCTACCTCTCCGACAGCGCCGCCGTGCTGCAGGCGACCGCCGCCGCCAACCTCGACAAGGCCATGGCCCAGGCGGTGGACTGGACCGCCGCCGCGCTCGCCGCCCGGCTGCCGGTGCTGGTCTGCGGCAATGGCGGCTCGGCCGCCGACGCCCAGCACATCGCCGGCGAGCTGGTGGGGCGTTTCCTGAAGGAGCGCCGCGGCCTGAACGTGATCGCGCTCGCCGCCAACCCGGCGGTGCTGACCGCCTGGGCCAACGACTACGACTATGCAAGCGTCTTCGCCCGCCAGGTGGAGGCGCACGGCCGCGCCGGCGGCGTGCTGCTGGCGCTCTCGACCAGCGGCAACTCCGCCAATGTGGTGCAGGCGGCCGAGGCTGCGCGGCGGGAAGGGATGAAGGTGGTGGCGTTCACCGGCGAGGGCGGCGGCAGGCTGGCCCCGCTGGCGCACGCGCTGCTGGCGGTGCCGAGCCGGCACACGCCGCGTATCCAGGAAGGCCACCTCGCCCTCTACCACTATCTCTGCGAGCGGGTGGAGGCGCGGGTCGCCGAACGCGATCTGCTATAG
- the rfaD gene encoding ADP-glyceromanno-heptose 6-epimerase, whose product MILVTGGAGFIGSNLVAALRESGAEPVTVCDWLGCDEKWRNLAHHLVDDVVAPEALADWLPRQPLSAVLHMGAISSTTVRDGDAVVRQNFQTSRLLWDYCAERQIPLVYASSAATYGDGSAGFDDDDGAEALARLRPLNLYGWSKLWFDRWAVDQRDRGRPQPPFWAGLKFFNVYGPNEYHKGDMQSIVAKNHAPVAAGETVKLFQSHRPDYADGGQLRDFVYVADCADVALWLLRARPRSGLYNVGTGQARSFRALVEALAAACDRPPRIEFVPMPEGLRPRYQYFTEARMDRLAAAGYNQPFRSIEDGVGDYVARFLSQTDPYR is encoded by the coding sequence ATGATCCTGGTTACCGGCGGCGCCGGCTTTATCGGCTCGAATCTGGTCGCGGCCTTGCGGGAGAGCGGGGCCGAGCCGGTCACCGTCTGCGACTGGCTGGGCTGCGACGAGAAATGGCGCAACCTCGCCCATCACCTGGTCGACGACGTGGTGGCGCCGGAGGCGCTGGCCGACTGGCTGCCGCGGCAGCCCCTCTCGGCCGTGCTGCATATGGGCGCGATCTCGTCGACCACGGTCCGCGACGGCGATGCGGTGGTGCGCCAGAATTTCCAGACCTCGCGCCTGCTCTGGGACTATTGCGCCGAGCGGCAGATCCCGCTGGTCTACGCCTCGTCGGCGGCCACCTATGGCGACGGCAGCGCCGGCTTCGACGACGACGACGGCGCCGAGGCGCTGGCCCGCCTGCGGCCGCTGAACCTCTATGGCTGGTCCAAGCTGTGGTTCGACCGCTGGGCGGTGGACCAGCGCGACCGCGGCCGGCCGCAGCCGCCCTTCTGGGCCGGGCTCAAATTCTTCAACGTCTATGGCCCGAACGAGTATCACAAGGGCGACATGCAGAGCATCGTCGCCAAGAACCACGCCCCCGTCGCCGCCGGCGAGACGGTAAAGCTGTTCCAGTCCCACCGGCCGGACTATGCCGACGGCGGCCAGTTGCGCGACTTCGTCTATGTGGCCGACTGCGCCGACGTCGCCCTCTGGCTGCTGCGCGCCCGGCCGCGAAGCGGCCTCTACAATGTCGGCACCGGCCAGGCCCGCAGCTTCCGCGCCCTGGTGGAGGCGCTGGCAGCCGCCTGCGATCGGCCGCCCCGGATCGAATTCGTGCCGATGCCGGAAGGGCTGCGCCCGCGCTACCAGTATTTCACCGAGGCGCGCATGGACCGCCTCGCCGCAGCCGGTTACAACCAACCGTTCCGGTCGATCGAGGACGGCGTCGGCGACTATGTCGCCCGTTTCCTCAGCCAGACCGACCCGTACCGCTAG
- a CDS encoding C4-dicarboxylate ABC transporter substrate-binding protein — translation MLRSIAMGLALTIVSGAAGAAGAASATGATGAADIVDGPRVHWNYSGWGKPRASSVAYMGLGEYLEKRTGGKFTMQIHWGTLSPPRSVLDGLKLGAFEAGSYCASYYPAKVPASAGIELPFLPIVSPDQQAKVADAYAEIDAVQNDFKKWNAINYHNSILPPYEVLGKGTPPKSLDDWAGLRIRSPGPSGIALSKLGVTPTSVPAPDVYTSMDRGLIDAAGFAMYSHLSYRTYELGDWYTFGLKYVNLNCGLAISIPAYEALPAQYKQLLEDYKDYGYKKQIEAFDISENIEGPETFDSAGLTRITISPEEHDAFAERAGKPVWTEWVQKITADGYDGQMLLDSILAAAKTYRDFKFQ, via the coding sequence ATGCTTCGCAGCATTGCAATGGGCCTGGCCCTGACGATCGTATCCGGCGCGGCCGGCGCGGCCGGCGCGGCCAGTGCGACCGGTGCGACCGGTGCCGCCGATATCGTCGACGGACCGCGGGTCCACTGGAACTATTCCGGCTGGGGCAAGCCGCGGGCGTCCTCCGTCGCCTATATGGGCCTGGGCGAGTATCTGGAGAAACGCACCGGCGGCAAGTTCACCATGCAGATTCACTGGGGCACGCTGTCGCCGCCCCGGTCCGTGCTGGACGGGCTGAAGCTGGGGGCGTTCGAGGCCGGCAGCTATTGCGCCAGCTATTACCCGGCCAAGGTACCGGCGTCGGCCGGCATCGAACTGCCCTTCCTGCCGATCGTCTCGCCGGACCAGCAGGCCAAGGTGGCCGATGCCTATGCCGAAATCGACGCGGTGCAGAACGATTTCAAGAAGTGGAACGCCATCAACTACCACAATTCGATCCTGCCGCCCTACGAGGTGCTGGGCAAGGGCACGCCGCCGAAATCGCTGGACGACTGGGCCGGCCTGCGCATCCGCTCGCCGGGGCCGAGCGGCATCGCCCTCAGCAAGCTGGGCGTGACGCCGACCAGCGTGCCGGCGCCCGACGTCTATACCTCGATGGATCGCGGGCTGATCGATGCGGCCGGGTTCGCCATGTATTCGCATCTCTCCTACCGCACCTACGAACTGGGCGACTGGTACACGTTCGGCCTGAAATACGTGAACCTGAACTGCGGCCTGGCGATCTCCATTCCGGCCTATGAAGCGCTGCCGGCGCAGTACAAACAGTTGCTGGAAGACTACAAGGACTATGGCTACAAGAAGCAGATCGAAGCCTTCGACATCAGCGAGAATATCGAAGGGCCGGAGACGTTCGATTCCGCCGGCCTGACCCGCATCACCATCTCGCCGGAAGAGCACGACGCCTTCGCCGAGCGGGCGGGCAAGCCGGTCTGGACCGAATGGGTCCAGAAGATCACCGCAGACGGCTATGACGGCCAGATGCTGCTGGATTCGATCCTGGCGGCGGCCAAGACGTACCGGGACTTCAAGTTCCAGTGA
- a CDS encoding AbrB/MazE/SpoVT family DNA-binding domain-containing protein, giving the protein MHKLKLTTVGSSTGAVFPKELLAKLNVAKGDHLYLVETPSGYLITPYDPEVAEQTGVAFDFMNEYRDTLRALAK; this is encoded by the coding sequence ATGCACAAGCTGAAACTCACCACCGTCGGCAGTTCGACCGGCGCCGTGTTCCCCAAGGAACTCCTGGCCAAGCTGAACGTGGCCAAGGGCGACCACCTCTATCTGGTGGAAACGCCCAGCGGCTATCTGATCACGCCGTACGATCCGGAAGTCGCCGAGCAAACCGGCGTCGCCTTTGACTTCATGAACGAATATCGCGACACGTTGCGCGCCCTCGCCAAATGA
- the pcaG gene encoding protocatechuate 3,4-dioxygenase subunit alpha, whose product MTRPTAAQTLGPFYNYAFLRAGEHDLTRGGQHGPAITVTGKLYDGEGAARRDFLMEWWQADASGQYATGADAAFRGFGRCITRPDGSFTFVTVKPGAVPFDAEPGGNRWQAPHAALGIFGPGLMRRIVTRVYFADEDNSACPVLSLVPEARRGRLIAVKESEASYRLDIRMNGEGETPFFAE is encoded by the coding sequence ATGACCCGCCCCACCGCCGCCCAGACCCTGGGCCCGTTCTACAACTACGCCTTCCTGCGTGCCGGCGAGCACGACCTGACCCGGGGCGGCCAGCACGGCCCCGCCATCACCGTCACCGGCAAGCTCTACGACGGCGAGGGCGCGGCCCGCCGCGACTTTCTGATGGAGTGGTGGCAGGCGGATGCCTCCGGCCAGTATGCCACCGGCGCCGACGCCGCCTTCCGCGGCTTCGGGCGCTGCATCACCCGGCCGGACGGCTCGTTCACCTTCGTCACGGTCAAGCCGGGCGCGGTGCCGTTCGACGCCGAGCCGGGCGGCAATCGCTGGCAGGCGCCGCACGCGGCCCTCGGCATTTTCGGCCCCGGCCTGATGCGCCGCATCGTGACCCGGGTCTATTTCGCCGACGAGGACAACAGCGCCTGCCCGGTGCTGTCGCTGGTGCCGGAAGCGCGGCGCGGCCGGCTGATCGCCGTGAAAGAGAGCGAGGCCAGCTATCGCCTCGACATCCGCATGAACGGCGAGGGCGAAACCCCGTTCTTCGCCGAATAA
- a CDS encoding FAD-binding oxidoreductase, whose product MFDPKTVKNAPFWWDEVPRPTGEPPALPPEADIAVIGSGFTGLSAALTALRAGRQVTVFEANEPGYGASSRNGGGVGAAPFKLKYSEAEAKLGREGAVRLFREGIASIEHLEHLIETEQIRCHYKRSGRFTGIHRASAEAGLRKEVELMQDRLGLPVEMVSKADQHAHIGSDYYLGGRFNARDGVVHPGLLHQGLLDRVQAAGGLVLGQTPVRSVKREGATLALQTPRGTVKAHKLVVGTNGYTGGAIPWLERRFIPVTSNIIATAEMDPALVRRLVPRDNMIIDTKRTVHYYRASPDGTRILMGGRPAMREAHWSVSARMLYDFMGQVWPELKEVPITHAWGGSLGFTFDKLPHIGEHDGIHYAGGYLGSGVAMSNYLGHKMALQAMGDPAGETALDNRTFPTMPFYSGNPWFLTAVAAYYRFRDTYG is encoded by the coding sequence ATGTTCGATCCCAAAACCGTCAAGAATGCCCCGTTCTGGTGGGATGAAGTCCCGCGCCCGACCGGCGAGCCGCCGGCGCTGCCGCCGGAGGCCGACATCGCCGTGATCGGCTCGGGCTTCACCGGGCTTTCCGCCGCGCTGACCGCACTCCGCGCCGGGCGGCAGGTGACCGTGTTCGAGGCGAACGAGCCGGGCTACGGTGCGTCCTCGCGCAATGGCGGCGGCGTCGGCGCCGCGCCCTTCAAGCTCAAATATTCCGAGGCCGAGGCCAAGCTGGGGCGGGAGGGCGCGGTGCGCCTGTTCCGCGAGGGCATCGCCAGCATCGAGCACCTGGAGCACCTGATCGAGACCGAGCAGATCCGCTGCCACTACAAGCGCTCCGGCCGCTTCACCGGCATCCACCGCGCCAGCGCCGAGGCGGGCCTGCGCAAGGAAGTGGAGTTGATGCAGGATCGGCTGGGCCTGCCGGTGGAGATGGTGTCGAAGGCCGACCAGCACGCCCATATCGGCAGCGACTATTATCTGGGCGGCCGCTTCAACGCCCGCGACGGCGTCGTGCATCCGGGCCTGTTGCACCAGGGCCTGCTGGACCGGGTGCAGGCCGCCGGCGGGCTGGTACTGGGGCAGACGCCGGTGCGTTCCGTGAAGCGCGAGGGCGCGACGCTCGCCTTGCAGACGCCGCGCGGCACGGTGAAGGCGCACAAGCTGGTGGTGGGCACCAACGGCTATACCGGCGGCGCCATTCCCTGGCTGGAGCGGCGCTTCATCCCCGTCACCTCCAACATCATCGCCACCGCGGAAATGGACCCGGCGCTGGTGCGCCGGCTGGTGCCGCGGGACAACATGATCATCGATACCAAGCGCACGGTGCACTATTACCGCGCCTCGCCCGACGGCACGCGCATCCTGATGGGCGGCCGGCCGGCCATGCGGGAAGCGCACTGGAGCGTGTCCGCGCGCATGCTCTACGACTTCATGGGCCAAGTCTGGCCGGAGTTGAAAGAGGTTCCGATCACCCATGCCTGGGGTGGCAGCCTGGGCTTCACCTTCGACAAGCTGCCGCACATCGGCGAGCATGACGGCATCCATTACGCCGGCGGCTATCTCGGCTCCGGCGTCGCCATGAGCAACTATCTGGGCCACAAAATGGCGTTGCAGGCCATGGGCGACCCGGCCGGCGAGACCGCTCTGGACAACCGCACCTTCCCAACCATGCCGTTCTATTCCGGCAATCCCTGGTTCCTGACGGCCGTCGCCGCCTATTACCGCTTCCGCGACACCTACGGCTGA